In Drosophila bipectinata strain 14024-0381.07 chromosome 2R, DbipHiC1v2, whole genome shotgun sequence, one genomic interval encodes:
- the Gr43a gene encoding gustatory receptor for sugar taste 43a isoform X4 has product MKSATSKVVTALDVSVVVMAILSGVYCGLFSLKDTLELNERLNKIDNTLNAYNNLKRDRWRALGMALASLIAISLLIGLDVGTWVRIAQEMNIPHSDTELNVHWYIPFYSLYFILTALQINFANTAYGLGRRFGRLNLMLTSSFLGDSKDSNAGKARKVSTVKTISMNPLAMPATLHSSLTKLNSESLPSVSAGEQKTAAHSLILNVELLKLVPFPAKNKGLLIKAMADSHESLGKCVHLLSNSFGIAVLFILVSCLLHLVATAYFLFLELLSKRDNGYLWVQMLWIVFHFLRLLMVVEPCHLAARESRKTIQIVCEIERKVHEPILAEAVKKFWQQLLVVDADFSACGLCRVNRTILTSFASAIATYLVILIQFQRTNG; this is encoded by the exons ATGAAGTCGGCAACATCGAAGGTGGTGACAGCCTTGGACGTGTCCGTGGTCGTCATGGCTATTTTATCGGGTGTGTACTGTGGACTCTTCAGTCTGAAGGACACCTTAGAGCTGAACGAGCGCCTAAACAAG ATCGACAATACTTTGAATGCTTACAACAACCTCAAGAGGGACCGATGGAGGGCTCTGGGAATGGCTTTGGCCTCTCTGATAGCCATATCCTTGCTGATTGGACTTGATGTTGGAACTTGGGTGCGGATCGCCCAAGAGATGAATATACCGCATTCGGATACAG AACTCAATGTGCATTGGTATATACCCTTCTATAGTCTCTACTTTATCCTAACTGCTCTGCAAATTAATTTTGCAAACACGGCTTATGGTCTGGGCAGGCGCTTTGGACGCCTAAACCTGATGCTCACCAGCAGTTTCCTTGGAG ATTCCAAGGACTCTAACGCGGGAAAAGCCCGCAAGGTGAGCACCGTAAAGACCATCAGCATGAATCCTTTAGCTATGCCCGCAACCCTCCACTCCAGCCTTACCAAGCTGAATAGCGAGTCCCTGCCCAGTGTATCCGCAGGTGAACAAAAAACAGCCGCACACAGTCTGATACTCAACGTGGAGTTACTCAAACTGGTTCCTTTTCCAGCCAAGAACAAGGGGCTGCTCATCAAGGCGATGGCCGACAGTCATGAGTCGTTGGGCAAGTGCGTCCACCTGCTCTCCAA CTCCTTTGGTATAGCCGTGCTTTTTATCCTGGTGTCCTGCCTGCTGCATCTGGTGGCCACCGCCTACTTCCTCTTTCTGGAGCTCCTCAGCAAGCGGGACAACGGCTACTTGTGGGTTCAAATGCTCTGGATAGTGTTTCACTTTTTGCGCCTGCTGATGGTTGTGGAGCCGTGTCACTTGGCTGCCCGAGAGTCGCGCAAGACCATACAGATTGTGTGCGAGATCGAGAGGAAGGTGCATGAACCCATTCTGGCGGAGGCTGTGAAGAAGTTCTGGCAGCAACTATTGGTAGTGGACGCTGACTTTTCGGCCTGTGGTCTGTGTCGAGTCAACCGAACGATCCTGACGTCG TTTGCGTCGGCCATAGCAACCTATCTGGTCATCCTCATTCAGTTTCAAAGAACCAACGGCTGA